From Cyanobacteriota bacterium, one genomic window encodes:
- a CDS encoding phospholipid carrier-dependent glycosyltransferase: MAKTHVKSAFPSFQIALGLLLLLSLALRFWGLGRFNMLVFDEVYYAKFANNYLTQTPFFDGHPPLSKYLIAIGIWIGNRLPIGQDTVNTLTGSTLSTFSYRWLNALLGSLIPLVVAGIAYQISYRRSFALLAGYFTALDGLLLVESRYALNNVHLLLFGLLGHWCLLLAVNPRVHQQLPWLILSGINFGCSIAIKWNGLWFLLGVYAIWAIAWIVRFFQHRRPRHLSVADQLSSASTLSVADRLTQLSLPKVMIFLGVLPVVIYSLLWIPHLTLSPDYNFVEVHQQILSYHQRIGGMTPYADPNCTPWHKAFFTKTLSAPLCIPKIHPYCSPWLTWIFMLRPVVYLYETARNTAEPIPVNPPPSPSETQVVYDVHAMGNPILWWASSIAIVILLVQLGQRLWRQAVTRTHETTMTPLPTSEQPVEKATAQQPVLELWSIGYMLVNYAANLLPWVRVSRCAFLYHYMGAGVFATLALAWCCDQWLHGDQDSRINTLMLIVFIILAFIFWLPLYLGLPLSPEAAQLRRLLPTW; encoded by the coding sequence AGACACACGTAAAATCAGCATTCCCTAGTTTTCAGATTGCCTTGGGGCTACTGTTGCTTTTGTCATTAGCCTTACGATTTTGGGGACTTGGGCGCTTTAACATGCTGGTGTTTGACGAGGTGTATTACGCTAAGTTTGCCAATAATTACCTAACCCAAACTCCCTTCTTTGATGGGCATCCCCCCTTAAGTAAGTACTTAATTGCCATCGGCATCTGGATTGGGAATCGGTTACCGATCGGGCAAGATACCGTCAACACCCTAACTGGTTCAACCCTTTCAACCTTTAGTTATCGATGGCTGAATGCACTGCTAGGATCACTCATCCCGTTAGTCGTGGCCGGTATTGCCTACCAAATTAGCTATCGCCGCAGTTTTGCCTTGCTAGCAGGGTACTTCACGGCCCTAGACGGGTTATTGTTAGTGGAGTCGCGCTACGCCCTTAACAATGTCCACCTCTTATTATTTGGGTTACTAGGGCATTGGTGCTTACTATTAGCAGTTAATCCTCGCGTTCATCAGCAACTTCCTTGGTTGATACTATCGGGCATCAACTTTGGCTGCTCGATCGCCATCAAATGGAATGGACTGTGGTTTTTATTAGGAGTCTATGCCATCTGGGCGATCGCTTGGATAGTGCGATTTTTTCAGCATCGCCGACCTCGCCATCTGTCTGTGGCTGACCAGCTATCATCAGCATCAACTCTATCGGTGGCTGATCGTCTTACCCAACTGTCGCTGCCCAAGGTGATGATTTTTCTGGGCGTTCTCCCCGTTGTCATCTATAGCCTACTGTGGATTCCACATCTGACCCTGAGTCCAGACTACAACTTTGTGGAGGTACACCAACAGATTCTCAGCTATCACCAGCGAATTGGTGGCATGACTCCCTATGCTGATCCCAATTGCACACCTTGGCACAAAGCCTTTTTCACCAAAACACTATCTGCTCCACTCTGCATCCCCAAAATTCATCCCTATTGCTCACCATGGCTGACGTGGATTTTTATGCTGCGGCCTGTTGTCTATCTTTACGAAACAGCTCGTAACACCGCAGAACCGATACCCGTAAACCCACCGCCATCCCCTAGTGAGACTCAGGTTGTCTATGATGTTCATGCCATGGGAAATCCAATCCTATGGTGGGCTTCGTCGATCGCGATCGTGATACTCCTAGTCCAGCTAGGTCAACGTCTTTGGCGACAAGCAGTAACACGCACCCACGAGACCACCATGACCCCTCTACCAACCTCTGAGCAGCCTGTAGAAAAAGCCACTGCTCAGCAGCCTGTGCTCGAACTATGGAGCATTGGATACATGTTAGTAAATTATGCAGCCAATCTGTTGCCTTGGGTTAGGGTTAGTAGATGCGCTTTTCTGTACCACTACATGGGGGCAGGGGTATTTGCTACCTTGGCACTAGCATGGTGTTGTGATCAGTGGCTCCACGGAGATCAAGACTCGCGAATCAACACCTTGATGCTAATCGTGTTTATCATCCTAGCCTTTATATTCTGGCTACCCCTCTACCTAGGGCTACCGCTGTCCCCTGAGGCAGCACAACTTCGTCGCCTATTGCCGACTTGGTGA